The Vulpes vulpes isolate BD-2025 chromosome 10, VulVul3, whole genome shotgun sequence genome has a window encoding:
- the LOC112915009 gene encoding olfactory receptor 11H6-like, with protein sequence MTSETRNASRSGQDFVLLGFPCRREVQFLLFSIFFVTYTLTLLGNMAIVCAVHGDRRLHTPMYVLLANFSFLEICYVNSDVPNMLANLLSQTKTISFDRCLLQLYFFFSLGTTECLFLSIMAYDRFLAICRPLHYPTVMTIKFCVRLVIFCWVYGFLWFLIPVILVTQLPFCGPNVIDDFLCDLGPLLALASACVPIPGTVLICGTMSSLLIFATFLYIIGSYSLVVRAVVQVPSRAGRKKAFSTCCSHLAVVFLFYGSVMMTYVSPGSGQAEGMQKFTTLFYSVLTPFFNPMIYSLRNKEMKAALKKILGGS encoded by the coding sequence ATGACCTCAGAGACCAGAAACGCTTCCCGCAGCGGGCAGGACTTCGTCCTCCTGGGCTTCCCTTGCCGCCGGGAAGTCCAGTTCCTCCTCTTCTCTATATTCTTTGTGACCTACACGCTGACGCTCCTTGGAAACATGGCCATCGTGTGTGCGGTGCACGGGGACCGCCGGCTTCACACCCCGATGTACGTCCTGCTGGCTAACTTCTCCTTCCTGGAGATCTGCTACGTCAACTCCGATGTGCCCAACATGCTGGCCAACCTCCTCTCCCAGACCAAAACCATCTCCTTCGATCGGTGCCTGCTCCAGTTGTACTTCTTCTTCTCCCTGGGCACGACCGAATGCTTGTTTCTGTCCatcatggcctatgaccgcttcCTTGCCATCTGCCGCCCCCTGCACTATCCCACTGTCATGACTATTAAGTTCTGCGTCCGTCTGGTCATCTTTTGCTGGGTTTATGGTTTTCTCTGGTTTCTGATCCCCGTGATACTGGTGACCCAGCTACCATTTTGCGGCCCGAATGTAATTGATGACTTTCTGTGTGACCTGGGTCCTCTGCTGGCCTTGGCTTCAGCCTGTGTCCCAATCCCAGGGACTGTTCTCATCTGTGGCACCATGAGTTCTCTCCTCATCTTTGCCACCTTCCTGTACATAATCGGCTCCTACAGCCTGGTGGTGCGGGCTGTAGTGCAGGTGCCCTCCAGAGCTGGCCGGAAGAAGGCCTTTTCTACCTGCTGCTCGCATCTGGCTGTCGTGTTTCTGTTCTATGGTTCCGTCATGATGACATATGTGAGCCCAGGGTCAGGACAAGCAGAGGGAATGCAGAAGTTCACGACTCTATTCTACTCAGTTTTGACCCCTTTTTTCAACCCCATGATCTACAGCCTCcggaataaagaaatgaaggctGCCTTGAAGAAAATTCTGGGAGGTTCCTAA